Proteins found in one Desulforegula conservatrix Mb1Pa genomic segment:
- a CDS encoding branched-chain amino acid ABC transporter permease produces MSFEYFFELFLGGLSRGSIYALIALGYTMVYGIIELINFAHGEIYMIGAFTALIIAGILTFLGLNHFAVFVISILAAVIWASAYGFTIEKIAYKPLRKAPRLSPLISAIGMSIFLQNYVLIAQTDKYLPFPSVIPEFEFWEPYSHIIGSVELVILVLTAVIMTALTFLIKFTKIGKAMRATAQDRTMAMLLGVSVNKIISFTFILGSFLAAVGGVLVASQMGQINFGIGFMAGIKAFTSAVLGGIGSIPGAVLGAIVLGLTESFATGYISSDYQDVFAFALLILILIFRPSGLLGRATTQKV; encoded by the coding sequence ATGAGTTTTGAATATTTTTTTGAGCTTTTTTTGGGTGGACTGAGCAGAGGAAGTATTTATGCCCTCATAGCCCTAGGATATACAATGGTCTATGGAATCATAGAGCTCATCAATTTCGCCCATGGCGAGATTTATATGATTGGTGCTTTTACAGCCCTTATTATTGCTGGAATTCTGACATTTCTCGGGCTGAATCATTTTGCTGTTTTTGTGATATCAATTCTTGCTGCGGTTATCTGGGCATCTGCATATGGATTTACCATAGAAAAAATTGCTTACAAGCCCCTAAGAAAAGCTCCAAGGCTATCTCCCCTGATAAGTGCCATAGGTATGTCTATTTTTCTTCAGAATTACGTCCTTATAGCTCAGACAGATAAATATCTTCCTTTTCCTTCGGTCATACCTGAATTTGAATTCTGGGAGCCTTATTCACATATAATTGGTTCAGTTGAGCTTGTAATTCTTGTTCTTACAGCAGTAATAATGACAGCCCTTACATTTTTGATAAAATTTACAAAAATAGGCAAAGCCATGAGAGCTACGGCCCAGGACAGAACTATGGCTATGCTTCTTGGTGTGTCAGTAAATAAAATAATATCATTTACATTTATTCTTGGATCATTCCTTGCCGCAGTTGGAGGTGTTCTTGTCGCCTCACAGATGGGACAGATTAATTTTGGAATAGGATTCATGGCAGGAATAAAGGCATTTACTTCCGCAGTTTTGGGCGGAATAGGAAGTATTCCCGGAGCAGTTCTTGGAGCCATAGTTCTTGGCCTGACAGAGAGTTTTGCAACAGGATATATTTCCAGCGATTATCAGGATGTGTTCGCTTTTGCCCTTCTTATTCTTATCCTCATTTTCAGGCCTTCAGGTCTCTTGGGAAGAGCAACGACTCAAAAGGTATAA
- a CDS encoding ABC transporter permease subunit: protein MIKAEYLKKSVIAALWMVFLTFPIAVIKVNTIENTINWRWVNALFAGAAGFLFSYIWNYFQDKKNSPKNKSASSDRFVLLGNAAQTKSVKNAFYISVAVLAAVVPFAGPYQTTIFTTAMLYIILGLGLNIAVGMAGLLHLGYAAFYAVGAYTYALLHIHLGIGFWLALPIGGLVAAIFGIILGLPVLRLKGDYLAIVTLGFGEIVRIVLENWNEFSKGPSGISEIPGPWFFGMKLNSYQHIMYIYYVALILTILVIIFTNRLQSSRIGRALMAMREDEIASEAMGIDITKTKLTAFAFSAAIAGVAGVLFAAKTTFINPQSFTFMESAIILSIVVLGGMGSITGVIIAALVLILLPEYLRELGNYRMIIFGASMVLMMLFRPQGLISNVRKIYKI from the coding sequence ATGATAAAAGCCGAATATTTAAAAAAATCAGTGATTGCAGCCTTATGGATGGTTTTTCTGACTTTTCCGATTGCAGTCATAAAAGTAAATACAATTGAAAATACTATTAACTGGAGATGGGTGAATGCATTATTTGCAGGTGCCGCCGGTTTTTTATTCTCATATATATGGAATTATTTTCAGGATAAAAAAAATAGTCCGAAAAATAAGTCAGCTAGTTCGGACAGATTTGTTTTATTAGGCAATGCAGCTCAGACAAAAAGTGTGAAAAATGCTTTTTATATTTCAGTTGCTGTTTTAGCGGCTGTCGTTCCTTTTGCAGGCCCATATCAGACTACTATCTTCACAACCGCAATGCTTTATATAATATTGGGTCTTGGGCTCAATATAGCAGTCGGCATGGCTGGTCTGCTTCATCTCGGATACGCCGCCTTCTACGCTGTTGGAGCATACACATATGCGCTTCTTCATATTCATTTAGGGATTGGTTTCTGGCTTGCACTTCCAATAGGAGGTCTTGTAGCGGCCATTTTTGGTATAATTCTTGGTCTGCCGGTTTTGAGGCTTAAAGGTGATTATCTTGCAATTGTTACACTTGGATTTGGAGAAATAGTAAGAATAGTACTCGAAAACTGGAATGAATTTTCTAAAGGTCCAAGCGGAATTTCAGAAATACCTGGTCCCTGGTTTTTTGGAATGAAGCTGAATTCATATCAGCACATAATGTATATCTATTATGTTGCCCTGATCCTGACAATTCTGGTTATTATTTTTACAAACAGGCTTCAGAGTTCAAGAATAGGAAGGGCTCTCATGGCTATGAGAGAAGATGAGATTGCAAGTGAAGCCATGGGCATTGATATTACTAAAACAAAACTCACAGCTTTTGCTTTTAGCGCTGCAATAGCGGGCGTGGCAGGAGTGCTTTTTGCTGCAAAGACTACATTTATAAATCCCCAGAGTTTCACTTTCATGGAATCAGCAATTATTCTTTCAATAGTAGTTTTAGGTGGAATGGGGTCTATCACAGGAGTAATAATTGCGGCACTTGTGCTTATTCTTCTTCCTGAATACTTGAGAGAGCTTGGAAATTACAGAATGATCATATTCGGAGCGAGCATGGTTCTAATGATGCTTTTCAGGCCTCAGGGGCTTATTTCAAACGTCCGTAAAATTTATAAGATTTAA
- a CDS encoding ABC transporter ATP-binding protein, whose translation MEPILDVKQLCMDFGGLRALNEVDFKIFEGEITALIGPNGAGKTTFFNCISGIYKPTAGQVTMRKPGGSSTVTVNGFRPSKVASLGMTRTFQNIRLFQNMTVLENVMIGRHPRTNSGIFGSLLRTSKMMNEEKSIVEDSFKLLEKMELAELANEFAKNLSYGAQRRLEIARAMAGDPFLILLDEPAAGMNPQETLELDELIRKIRDVDKISILLIEHDMKLVMNISDRIYVLDYGTIIASGNPDHIRTNKAVIKAYLGEEENAQA comes from the coding sequence ATGGAACCAATTCTTGATGTAAAACAGTTATGCATGGATTTTGGAGGACTTAGAGCCCTCAATGAAGTGGATTTCAAAATATTCGAAGGTGAAATAACAGCCCTTATAGGGCCTAACGGAGCAGGAAAAACAACTTTTTTCAACTGTATATCCGGAATCTATAAACCTACGGCTGGTCAGGTGACAATGAGAAAGCCGGGTGGTTCATCCACTGTGACTGTGAATGGCTTCAGGCCAAGCAAAGTTGCATCGCTTGGTATGACAAGAACCTTCCAGAACATAAGACTTTTCCAGAATATGACAGTTCTTGAAAACGTTATGATTGGACGTCATCCAAGAACTAATTCAGGAATATTCGGAAGCTTGTTAAGAACATCCAAAATGATGAATGAAGAAAAATCCATTGTTGAAGATAGTTTCAAGCTTCTTGAAAAAATGGAACTTGCCGAGCTTGCCAATGAGTTTGCAAAAAATCTTTCTTACGGAGCCCAGAGAAGGTTGGAAATAGCAAGGGCAATGGCAGGAGATCCATTTCTAATATTGCTCGATGAACCAGCTGCAGGGATGAATCCCCAGGAAACACTTGAATTAGATGAACTTATCAGAAAAATTCGTGATGTTGACAAGATAAGTATACTTCTTATTGAACATGACATGAAACTGGTCATGAATATATCCGACAGAATATATGTCCTTGATTACGGTACTATCATAGCATCAGGCAATCCGGATCATATAAGGACAAACAAGGCTGTAATTAAAGCTTATCTTGGAGAAGAAGAAAATGCTCAAGCTTGA
- a CDS encoding ABC transporter ATP-binding protein, giving the protein MLKLENINTFYGNIQALKNISMEIREGEIITLIGANGAGKTTTLMTISGIIASRSGKIVFNGIDISCMSPEKIVAMGLSHVPEGRRIFPQLTVLENIEMGAYLRKDKEIRSDMDYVFDLFPILKKRKTQAGGTLSGGEQQMLAISRALMTRPKLLLLDEPSLGLAPLIIKQIFEIITKINNENGTTVFLVEQNANLALKCAHRGYVMENGEIILADTTDKLLSNPEVKKAYLGI; this is encoded by the coding sequence ATGCTCAAGCTTGAAAATATAAATACATTTTATGGGAATATTCAAGCACTTAAAAATATTTCCATGGAAATAAGAGAGGGAGAGATTATTACTCTTATAGGGGCAAACGGAGCAGGAAAAACAACAACATTGATGACTATTTCAGGAATTATTGCCTCAAGATCAGGCAAAATTGTTTTTAACGGAATTGATATTAGCTGCATGAGTCCTGAAAAAATAGTTGCAATGGGTCTTTCCCATGTCCCTGAAGGAAGGAGAATATTTCCCCAGCTTACAGTTCTTGAAAATATAGAAATGGGTGCATATCTGAGAAAAGATAAAGAGATCAGATCAGATATGGACTATGTTTTCGACCTTTTTCCAATTCTGAAAAAAAGAAAAACCCAAGCAGGTGGAACCCTTTCCGGTGGAGAGCAGCAGATGCTCGCAATATCAAGGGCACTTATGACAAGGCCAAAGCTTCTTCTGCTTGACGAACCATCACTCGGACTGGCTCCTTTAATAATCAAACAGATCTTTGAAATTATTACAAAAATAAACAATGAAAATGGAACCACAGTTTTTCTTGTGGAACAGAACGCCAATCTTGCTCTTAAATGTGCACATAGAGGATATGTTATGGAGAATGGTGAAATAATTCTGGCTGATACAACAGATAAGCTGCTTTCAAATCCAGAAGTGAAGAAGGCGTACCTCGGAATATAG
- a CDS encoding transcriptional repressor codes for MFFDKFKIHDIEKEQFKNILKQCGFGDYEDRYSILETFLKTEKHLSSDELSCLLGEDGIIRSDAFVKETLDLMCDLGFAQKRTFDSGIELYEHLHIGYHHDHIICTICGKITEFENRELERLQVQIAKNSGFHMLNHRMELYGICNSCLDKRMPYFVLSSAREGERLIIDDLTGCKNSRTRLMNIGLKPGDSIEVITNYSSGQMVIAREGKRFIIGRGLSEKIRCRPYYNDTEMEHHNK; via the coding sequence ATGTTTTTTGATAAGTTTAAGATACACGACATAGAGAAAGAACAATTTAAAAATATATTAAAGCAATGCGGATTCGGAGATTATGAAGATCGGTACAGTATTCTGGAAACTTTTTTAAAAACAGAAAAGCATTTATCTTCAGATGAGTTGTCATGCCTGCTTGGAGAGGATGGAATAATTCGTTCTGATGCCTTTGTAAAAGAGACTCTTGATCTTATGTGCGATCTTGGCTTTGCCCAGAAGCGGACATTTGATAGTGGAATAGAATTATACGAACATCTGCATATTGGATATCATCACGACCATATTATATGTACAATATGTGGTAAAATAACTGAATTTGAAAACAGAGAACTGGAGAGGTTGCAGGTTCAGATTGCCAAGAACAGTGGTTTTCACATGTTGAATCATAGAATGGAATTATATGGAATCTGCAATTCATGTCTGGATAAGAGAATGCCATATTTTGTTTTATCTTCAGCACGTGAAGGCGAAAGACTTATAATTGATGATTTGACAGGATGCAAAAACAGCCGTACAAGGCTTATGAATATTGGGCTTAAGCCCGGCGATAGCATAGAAGTAATAACTAACTATTCTTCAGGACAGATGGTAATAGCCCGTGAAGGAAAAAGATTTATCATTGGAAGAGGTCTTTCAGAAAAAATCAGATGCAGACCTTATTATAATGATACTGAAATGGAGCACCATAATAAATGA
- a CDS encoding adenosine kinase, with protein sequence MTYYKGIKPGRNIIAGIGSALVDILSHEKDETLLKIGGSKGGMTLVDSETIENAIKMLLDTPVTAPGGAACNAINGIGKIGGRARFIAKYGDDETGVFFENGLKSSGVETFLIKSSLPTGRVISVITEDAQRTMFTYLGASAELKPEEITENCFENCAIVFIEGYLLFNRALIKKALECAKRAGSVIALDLASYTVVESSKDILDDLISEYVDILIANEDEAKYFTGVSDEKESLKIMSANVDIGVLKIGKRGSLISHEDKIHYIEPMGDGSARDTTGAGDLWASGFLYGIVSGFDINKAGRIASACGYEVCQVDGAVIPEAGWDRIRKIII encoded by the coding sequence ATGACATATTATAAAGGTATCAAGCCTGGCAGAAACATTATTGCAGGAATAGGCTCGGCCCTGGTTGACATACTGTCCCATGAAAAAGATGAAACACTTTTGAAAATAGGTGGATCAAAAGGCGGCATGACGCTTGTGGACTCAGAAACTATAGAAAATGCAATTAAAATGCTGCTGGATACGCCGGTTACAGCTCCTGGCGGAGCTGCCTGCAACGCAATCAATGGAATAGGAAAAATTGGTGGTAGGGCAAGATTCATAGCTAAATATGGAGATGACGAGACAGGTGTTTTTTTTGAGAATGGGCTTAAATCAAGCGGTGTTGAAACATTTCTGATAAAATCATCATTGCCCACAGGAAGAGTTATTTCAGTAATAACCGAAGATGCTCAAAGAACCATGTTTACTTACCTTGGGGCCTCAGCAGAACTAAAACCTGAAGAAATTACAGAAAATTGCTTTGAAAACTGCGCAATAGTTTTTATTGAAGGATATCTACTTTTTAATAGGGCTCTTATAAAAAAGGCCCTTGAATGTGCAAAAAGAGCAGGATCAGTAATAGCTCTGGATCTTGCAAGTTATACCGTGGTTGAGTCTTCAAAAGATATTCTTGACGATCTTATTTCTGAATATGTGGATATACTAATTGCTAATGAAGATGAGGCAAAATATTTTACAGGCGTTTCCGATGAAAAAGAATCTCTTAAAATTATGTCTGCAAATGTTGATATAGGCGTTCTTAAAATTGGCAAAAGGGGCAGTCTTATCAGCCATGAAGATAAAATTCACTATATTGAACCAATGGGAGATGGTTCTGCAAGAGATACAACGGGTGCAGGTGACCTTTGGGCATCAGGTTTTCTTTATGGAATAGTTAGCGGATTTGATATAAATAAAGCTGGCAGAATTGCTTCAGCCTGTGGTTATGAAGTTTGTCAGGTTGATGGAGCAGTTATACCTGAAGCAGGTTGGGATAGAATAAGAAAAATAATAATATAG
- a CDS encoding tetratricopeptide repeat protein, whose translation MKKDSENLIIDEETAKKYIHKFTSFVTDNRISIIGSFVVIIALIAGSLIYANMKSSRDEKASYLLTEMMTLIKNDANTGTSIKDVEKKYTQLKSEFPTNQSAKISGIVYASYMYNIGKYKEALELYEESAKNFDKDPLLGRIALAGTGYSYLMLKDNNKAIASFDKIANSNLYMGRDEAFIYSGIAYNELKDPEKYKNSFLKALEVNNNSIYTQLIKEKFPG comes from the coding sequence ATGAAAAAGGATTCAGAAAATCTTATTATCGACGAAGAAACAGCAAAAAAATATATTCATAAGTTTACTTCATTTGTCACTGATAATAGAATAAGTATTATAGGAAGCTTTGTAGTAATCATAGCTTTAATAGCAGGATCACTAATATATGCTAATATGAAGTCAAGCAGGGATGAGAAAGCATCATACTTATTGACTGAAATGATGACATTAATTAAAAACGATGCAAATACAGGCACATCAATAAAAGATGTTGAAAAAAAGTATACGCAGTTAAAAAGCGAGTTTCCGACTAATCAATCCGCTAAAATATCTGGCATCGTGTATGCTTCGTATATGTATAATATTGGTAAATATAAAGAAGCTTTAGAGCTTTATGAAGAATCAGCAAAAAATTTTGACAAGGATCCTCTGCTTGGGAGAATAGCATTAGCAGGCACTGGTTATTCTTATCTCATGCTCAAGGATAATAACAAAGCAATAGCATCATTTGATAAAATTGCTAATTCAAATCTTTATATGGGCAGAGACGAAGCTTTCATATATAGTGGAATAGCTTATAATGAATTAAAGGACCCGGAAAAGTATAAAAATTCATTTTTGAAAGCCCTGGAAGTAAATAATAATTCAATTTATACTCAGCTCATAAAAGAAAAATTTCCGGGTTAA
- the pilM gene encoding type IV pilus biogenesis protein PilM: MFLKKKEHLVGLDIGSKTIKAGEISETKNGLQLKRFGTIDIPPGIIEDGTVQNAAELSNYLKELFKLFNITQSNIALSIGGNAGIVKKISLKTMTESELQKVINIEAEHYIPYDISEVNLDFQILGPVENNPNNMNVILAAAKKDVIQGYLDALDEAGLDPRVVDIDAFAIQNVFEVNYGNQDEYVALIDLGSTKLSLNIIKDGASVFMRDVSMGGFQINHEIMNAANCSETDAEDIKTGQKTSDKIDTEYVDQIIYNTVSDWCAEIGRALDFFYASYSGDKIRKIYVCGGGANIASFRKLLSEQTSTEVIVLNPFGHLIINEDVFDSDYLRKMAPQAAICMGLAMRRINDK; the protein is encoded by the coding sequence ATGTTTCTTAAGAAAAAAGAGCATCTAGTTGGACTTGATATAGGTTCGAAAACGATTAAGGCTGGTGAAATATCAGAGACTAAAAATGGTCTCCAGCTAAAACGTTTCGGAACAATAGATATACCGCCAGGTATTATTGAAGATGGAACCGTTCAGAATGCTGCTGAATTATCAAATTATCTCAAAGAATTATTTAAGTTATTTAATATTACGCAAAGTAATATTGCATTATCCATAGGAGGTAATGCAGGGATAGTAAAAAAAATAAGCCTCAAAACAATGACAGAATCAGAGCTCCAAAAGGTTATTAATATTGAGGCAGAACATTATATCCCATATGATATTTCAGAGGTTAATCTTGATTTTCAGATATTAGGGCCTGTCGAAAATAATCCGAACAATATGAATGTAATATTAGCCGCTGCAAAGAAAGACGTCATTCAAGGATACTTGGATGCTCTTGATGAGGCTGGCTTAGATCCCCGTGTTGTTGATATAGACGCATTTGCTATTCAGAATGTGTTTGAAGTAAATTATGGAAATCAAGATGAATATGTTGCTCTGATTGATTTAGGTTCCACCAAGCTTTCACTCAATATTATTAAAGATGGTGCAAGTGTATTCATGAGAGACGTTTCCATGGGCGGCTTTCAGATAAATCATGAGATCATGAACGCAGCAAACTGCTCTGAAACTGACGCAGAAGATATTAAAACGGGCCAAAAGACAAGTGACAAGATAGATACCGAATATGTTGATCAGATAATATATAATACTGTATCTGACTGGTGCGCAGAAATCGGCCGGGCACTGGATTTCTTCTATGCTTCTTATTCAGGCGACAAGATCAGAAAAATATATGTGTGCGGAGGAGGAGCAAATATCGCCTCGTTCAGAAAACTTCTGTCCGAGCAGACTTCAACTGAAGTAATTGTTCTGAATCCTTTCGGTCATTTGATTATTAATGAAGATGTCTTTGACAGCGACTATCTTCGTAAAATGGCACCGCAGGCAGCAATATGCATGGGCCTTGCAATGAGAAGGATTAATGACAAATGA
- a CDS encoding PilN domain-containing protein has translation MIRINLLPFRAARRKENIRRQISIFFLGLILSILIMLVYSMMLGTKIGKLETKLAKTKEDLKIYEKKAKEVDEMKKQLELLKMKMDVIASLEKNRKIPLEMLDEMSNATIRNRMWLTELNSGSSLELKGFAIDNQTVADFMKNLEKSKFYSAINLKTIKQQSLTKGSKKGESNVDLRYFEVICEKKPENNQPKKTDQAKK, from the coding sequence ATGATAAGAATAAATTTACTGCCATTCAGGGCTGCTAGAAGAAAAGAGAATATCAGGAGACAAATTTCAATATTCTTTCTAGGCCTTATACTCTCTATATTGATCATGCTCGTATATTCCATGATGCTTGGTACTAAAATAGGAAAACTGGAAACAAAATTAGCAAAAACAAAAGAAGATCTTAAAATATATGAGAAAAAAGCAAAAGAAGTTGATGAGATGAAAAAGCAGCTTGAGCTGCTTAAAATGAAGATGGATGTCATTGCAAGTTTGGAAAAAAATAGAAAAATACCTCTTGAAATGCTTGATGAGATGTCAAACGCTACAATTCGTAACAGAATGTGGCTTACAGAATTAAATTCGGGATCCTCGTTAGAGCTAAAGGGCTTTGCGATCGATAACCAGACAGTGGCCGATTTTATGAAAAATCTCGAAAAATCAAAATTCTATAGTGCCATAAATCTTAAAACGATAAAGCAGCAGAGTCTTACAAAAGGTTCAAAAAAAGGTGAGTCGAATGTAGACCTGAGATATTTTGAAGTAATATGCGAAAAAAAACCTGAAAATAATCAACCTAAAAAAACTGATCAGGCAAAAAAATGA
- a CDS encoding type IV pilus inner membrane component PilO, whose amino-acid sequence MSIDNNRVEQIIEPIIKQIEELTKIQRMIICILSFVLVIVAFVYGLYMPRFEKITNLEKENSEFDSRLETAKNKAQYHAKYTAEIKEAEAQYKTSMVALPDKKEIPSLLSAISQSGNESGMDFLLFEPKPEVVKDFFAEIPVDIKIKGNFSNLMVFFDKISKLYRIVNIRDIKIIRDEKDKNLLMTSGKAVTYKFVEKKEEVKDTKDPKKSKKTKDDKNEDAKNKK is encoded by the coding sequence ATGAGCATAGATAATAATAGAGTTGAACAAATAATTGAGCCAATCATAAAGCAAATAGAAGAGCTAACAAAAATTCAAAGAATGATAATATGTATTTTATCCTTTGTTTTAGTAATTGTTGCTTTTGTCTATGGCTTGTATATGCCAAGATTTGAAAAAATAACAAATCTTGAAAAAGAAAATTCGGAATTTGATTCGCGTCTAGAAACGGCAAAAAACAAGGCTCAGTATCATGCTAAATACACGGCTGAGATAAAGGAAGCTGAAGCACAATACAAGACATCAATGGTTGCGTTGCCGGACAAGAAAGAAATACCATCGTTACTTTCAGCTATTTCTCAGTCAGGTAATGAATCCGGAATGGATTTTCTATTATTTGAACCCAAACCTGAAGTAGTAAAAGACTTTTTTGCTGAAATTCCCGTTGATATAAAAATCAAAGGAAATTTTTCAAATCTGATGGTTTTTTTTGATAAAATATCGAAATTATATCGAATAGTTAATATTAGAGATATAAAAATTATTCGTGACGAAAAAGACAAAAATCTACTGATGACATCTGGAAAAGCTGTCACTTATAAGTTTGTCGAAAAGAAAGAAGAAGTTAAAGACACGAAAGACCCAAAAAAATCTAAGAAAACTAAAGACGATAAAAATGAAGATGCTAAAAATAAAAAATAA
- a CDS encoding pilus assembly protein PilP, with translation MTNKNKCITILSAIFLLFMSACSDDKSETKKISTDQSKAVSKKIEKKIEPSQTETVKDKTSQTPINVQENTEISGKPDQKPEVVQQAETEKTTAVNDKAQEQTNDDSVNKEFDPTGKLNPFLPFVSDDDAEENKEKTENTKKKREPLTPLEKIDIGRLRLTAITRTPSGNIALVEEANGKGYVLNEGTYIGLNSGKVISVLSDKVIIEEEIENIFGKVSIQERELKLQKPTGE, from the coding sequence ATGACAAACAAAAACAAGTGTATAACAATATTGTCTGCTATTTTTCTATTGTTTATGTCAGCCTGCTCTGATGATAAGAGTGAAACAAAAAAAATATCAACTGACCAGTCTAAGGCCGTATCAAAAAAAATAGAAAAAAAGATAGAGCCGAGTCAGACAGAAACAGTGAAAGATAAAACATCACAAACTCCAATCAATGTTCAAGAAAATACTGAAATAAGTGGAAAACCTGATCAAAAGCCTGAAGTTGTACAGCAGGCTGAAACAGAAAAAACCACAGCTGTTAATGATAAGGCTCAAGAACAGACAAATGATGATTCTGTTAATAAAGAATTCGATCCAACAGGGAAATTAAATCCTTTTTTACCATTCGTTTCAGACGATGATGCTGAAGAGAATAAAGAAAAAACTGAAAACACTAAGAAAAAGAGAGAGCCCCTCACACCACTTGAAAAAATTGACATAGGGCGGTTAAGATTGACAGCAATTACGCGAACACCTTCAGGAAATATAGCTCTAGTCGAAGAAGCTAATGGGAAAGGCTATGTTCTAAATGAAGGCACATATATAGGTCTTAATTCAGGAAAAGTAATAAGCGTGCTGTCTGATAAAGTAATTATAGAGGAAGAAATAGAAAATATATTTGGCAAGGTTTCCATTCAGGAAAGAGAACTGAAACTTCAGAAACCTACTGGAGAATAG